The nucleotide sequence CGCAATGGAGAAATGCGGCCGAGGGACTCAAACTGGCAGAACAGGCATGCGCGGGTTCCCAGCGTCAATCCGCCGATTCCCTGGACCTGCTGGCTGCCGCTTACGCAGAATCGGAACGATTCGATGAAGCGGTCTCGGCAGCGACAGAAGCGTTAGAGAAAATTCCGCCTCAGCAACCAAGTCTGGGGGACGAGCTGAAAAGACGCCGGGAACTCTACCGCCAGAAGAAACCCTACCGCCAACCCGCTCCATGAAGGAATCGGGATGACGCCAATACCTGCCCCGCAGCAAAGAGTCGGGAACGAACGAGGGAGGGAGAGAAAATCAGATCCCCGCCAGAGTACGGTCGCGTTGGACGATGTCGTTGTTTACTGGACAGAAGCGATCTGACTCTCACCATTCGGTGAGAGTCAGATCCCAGGCAAGCCCGCTCGTACTTCAATCGCGCGGAAATCAACTACTTCGAGGCGTTGAGGTAGGCCAACAAGTCCGCCATCGCCGCGACATCGAGTTGCTTCTCCAGACCTTCCGGCATAAACGAAAGTCCCGTACTGACGATCTCTTCGATATCCACCCGCAGAATTGTCTCGGTGGTGTTATCCGACTTTCTGAGTGTCAGGCTGTTTGCCGTCTCGGCGGCGATCATACCGGTGACCGTACGACCACTTTCCAAAGCCACGACATACGTAAAGAACTGCGGCTTAACTTCGCGGTTCGGATCGAGAATATTCAGCATCACCGCCGCCATGCCCCGGTCTTTGATCGCATTCAGATCCGCCCCGATCGACTCGCCAACTCCCTCCAGCTTGTGGCAGGCCGCACAAGTCTTGCGGAACAGAGCGCGGCCTCGTTCGACGTCGCCCGCTTTTTCCAGTGATGACTGATAGGCGGCTACGACATCCGCACGGCGGTCGATCGTCGCCCCGGCGAACAGCTTTTCAGCTCGCTCACGAATTTTTGCATCCTGATGCTTCTTGAGCAGAGCGATCCTGGCGGGATCGAGTTCCGCGGTCGCAATCCGATTGTCACTGACGGCGTCCAGAAATTGTCCAATCCATTGAGGTCGCGAGAAGAGCGTTTCAACCGACGTGGCACGCAGCGGTGGTGTCTGAGATTTCCAGACATCGATCATCATGGCTGCGACGTTATCACTGTCATACCGTGAAAGCGTCTCCAGTGCAGCCGCCTGAATCGGCTGCGGCTCGCGAGGTGTAATCAAATTGGCAAGCGTGGCCTGAACGCGATCAAAGGGCATCACCCCCAGTGTTCGGATTGCGTTGACCCGTGCATCCGTGGCCTGAGATTCGTTCTGAGCGGTCGCCTCAGCCTCGTCCGCCATGGTGGCCAGGATGGAGTGAACTTTTCCACCCGCAGTTCCATCAAGTAGCTCTCCCAGCGAGGAGTGCTTGTTGACCACATTTCGCACAAGCTCAACCGCGAGAGAATGATCTGCCGGAGATTCGGATAACGAATTCAATTCTTTCAGGAACTGCGTCAGTTCCGTCTTGGAGTTGGCGGCCCCCATCTGCTCGGCGAGGATTCCCAGCAGCTTTCGAATCTGTGGTTCCTGCCGGGTCTGAGGGTTCTTCAGCAACTGCGTGAAGAACTCGCCCCGACGATCCCCCACGGAACTGAGGATTGCGAGCTGCATCCACGTGTCTGCACCATCCTTGAGTGCCAATTGACTCAGGGCTGCCGTCACGGCCTGAGCGGGAAATGCCCCGAGTGTGAAAGCCGCCTGGTAACGAACGCTCAGGTCATTGTCCTGGGCAACCGCGACCACCGCTTCGGCGACATCGGGTCGATCAACGAACGATTCAGCCAGCCTGAGAGCGTGCTGCCGTGCACGAGGGTCGTCTGACCGCAGTTCAGAAATGACAAGCGACGGCTCCAGAGCCGACAATCCCTGCAGCGAGTACAGCGCCATAATCCGTGAGAGGGGTGAGGCAGACGACTTTGCCATGGCGTTCAGCGGTGCGATTGCGGCCGAGTCCTGACGCTCATAAATCAGTCGGGAAGCAGTCAGCCTGTGCCACCCGTTCGTGTGTTCCAGCAATTTGACCAGTTCGACCGTCGGCAGATCGCCGAGACGAGCTACCGGCTTCGGCTGAAAACCATCCGGAGCGATCCGATAGATGCGTCCCTGATTGGCCCCTGCACTCGTATCCATATGCTTCAGGATCTGGGGGGCGAGAAAGGCCGCCCCTTCAATGAGCTGACGGTACATATCGATCACATACAGCGTCCCGTCGGGCGCGTTGGCAAACTGAACGGGTCGAAACCAGTTATCCGACGAAGCGAGAAATTCAGCCTGGGCATCCGCGCGGTGTGCGGTCAGACCGACTCCGGCCGGTTCCAGTCGGGCTCGATAGACGAGGTTATTCGCGACTTCCCCTACGAAGACATTGTCCAGAAATTCGTTCGGCCAGGCATCTCCCTGATAGGACGTGATGCCCGTTGCCCCGGTAAAGAATCCCGATGCGCTGCCACCCTCGTCAGAACCCGGGATGGCTCCCTGACTCCGCAAGCGGGTCCGCAGAATTCGCCATGGTTCGACGGGACTGATCCGCATCAGTTTCGTGAACTTCCCGTCGGGTGCGATATTGATCGCTGCAGCCGGAGCCTGCAAATAAGGATTACGCGACAGATATCGTCCGTCGTACATAATCATGTGCACCGGTTCGCTGTTGCCACAGACAAATCCCCGCAGTTGCCAGCGATCGAGACTCATCCCATGCTGACCACCGCCGCTTGTTGCGGTGAGCGTCATCTGCCGTGGTTCCAGCAGCAGGTGCTGGCCGCGCACATTGATCGGCTTATCGATTTTCTGATCCGCCTGAGAAGGATCCGCTACGGCAACGATCTCGCCACCATCCAGTCCTGTCGGAATATGAAACCGATTATCGAAACGCCACTGAAAGGAGTTGAGCATCCCTTCACCCGCTTTATCCTGCCCGAAGCCGGTGAACAGCCTCTGCCGAATATCCGCTATTCCGTCTCCATCGGTGTCCTTGCAGAACAGGATATCGGGTGCAACCCCCACCAGAATCCCCCCATTCCAGCACGCCACGGCCGTCGGATAGTCCAGGTCATCGACGTAAACGGTCGCCTGATCGAATCGACCGTCCCCGTCTGTATCGACCAGTCGCCGGATGGAGCCTTTTCCGTGGGGAGCAGGACTGGCGTACTGGTTGTACTCGGGCAACTCAACGACGAACGCCCGACCGTATTCGTCAAACGTCATTCCCATGGGCGATCGGATCAGCGGCTCCGCGGCAACAAGTTCAGCGTGGAAGCCCCCCTTCAACCGGATCGCCTTCAGAGATTCGTCGGGAGATTTACCGGGAATACTGGGAAGTTCTCCGCTGAAGTCCGATTCTTCCCCGCACAGAGGGTTAAAGCCCGCCAGTAGCGTCATTCCGGCCGTCAGCAAACAACGGACAAACCACTTCGGAGCGCGATGCATAGTTCGTTAATCCCGTACTTGTTCGACCAGTTTCTTAACCGAAGCGGCAATTCGATCTTCCACATCGCCTGCCCAGCGAAGGGCGGGACGACCGTACTCGTACAGACTGGATCCCCCTTCGTAACCCCCTTCTTCCCAGACTCGGCGCGAAGGGATGTACGAGATCATGTCGTCGGTATAACCACAGACCCACGTTCCGGGCCCGTACTCGTGCTTGAATCTCAGAGCATAGTCAACAACCGTCTCAGCCCCCTGACCGATCACCAGCATCTCTTTCCCTAATTGCCAGGCATGGACCGGGTACGGGTAGGAATTTGAGAAGGTTTCCCCTGCGTCAAGCTTGGCGAGCATTCGACGGGCCCACCGCGCTCGAATCTCGTGATTCTCGGCCGCGAACTTGTTGAGGTCTTCCCGGGTGACCGTCTTCAGATAGGGAAGCTCGACCAGTTCAAAGGCGGTCCGCAACCCTCCCGACACCGTCGTCAGCGTTTGCACGAGCGCCTCTTCCACACCGACGGCCAGCATGTGACCATACTTTTCACAGAGCTGGACCGTACGTCGGGGCAAGGGGTTCTGGTCCCCCCCGCACGTGTTGACGAACATGGCTGTCGTACCGGGATGGTTCTTTTCAATCTCGACTTGCGCAAAGCCGGGATAGTCCCCGCACCAGGTCATGAAGCTGAGAGTCGTCGGATGGCAGGCATAGCCGAACAGCACGGCCTCCAGCATTCCATCGGGTCGCGTGACCGTGAGAATCGGGACCGAATGATCGACGGGCCCCAGCAGAGGGATCCCCTTTTCCAGCATATTGGCCACGTCGGCTTCACGATTGTTTCGGCGGTTCACGGCAAACGTCGCGTGCCCTTCCCCCATCTTCAGGGTTGCCGGAGCAAGGTTTGCCAGTGCTTCACCCACCAGATCCACCGTCGCAGTGACCATCTCGGCCGTGTATTCGTCAACCAGTTTGACCTGCTCAGGGTCGACGATGTAGTAATCAACAAGATCATCGCCCAGACGAGGCCCGCAATGATTGTGAGAGAAGGTGAACATGATCTGCTTACGATCAAGGTCATATTTCTCTTTGACCCGCTGGAACACGATATCACTCATGATTTTCGGCACCCCCTGAAAATCACTGGTAATCAGCACGGCACGATTCCCCTTCGTGTCTTCCAGTGCCACGGCCTTCATCCACAGATCGTGCAGCTTACCGTCAGGTGCACGTTTGGACCCGTACCCCGCCAGCCAGACCGCAGTCTTGGGAGTAATGACGGTCCGTGCGACCCCCGCCTTCCACTCGGTCGCGGCGGCGTCTCCCTTCGCACCTTCTGCTGCCGTGACGTCTGACCCAGCCATCGCGCTGATCGCCAGCAGGAAAATACCGAGAACGCAATTCATCAGCGCCCCCTGACAAACCTGAAACGTCGCTGTCCGAGATTGAGAGAATCCCCAAGATCTTCGATTACTCAGCATGTTTGTGTCCTGATCACAGTGAATCACTTTGTCGGGATGCATTCGGGCCGCAAGTCGCGTCCCATGGTCGACCACACCTGCCGGGTGGTGCTAATTGGCGAGGTGGAATTCGCTGGCAGTCATAAGAAACAGGGAGTGAGCAGTCAGGGACCAGTCGATCGTGAAACCCGTCATCGATTCCGGTCCAGCATAGTGCACTCATAGATCGCAACAATCAAGCAGCAGCAATTGACGAGAGCTACTCGGTTCCCGTGGGAACCTCGGCGACACTCCGCGCGACTCGCAACCCGACATAGTTTTTCGGGAAGCCGACGGGTTCGCCATTGCGAGCGGCGCAACGGGCCAGCAGCGGGCCGTTGAACCAGGACCCTCCGCGGATCACCCGATGCGTCGCCGGAACGGACTCATCCGTCTCTTGCGACGTGCGGTAGGCCTCTTCGCTATAGGCATTGGAACAGAATTCCGCCACGTTTCCGTGAATATCGAACAAGCCCAGGGGATTGGGTTTGCGCTCTCCCTTCTCGTGGGCACGTTGTCCCGAGTTGAGATAGCCCGTGACAGCGTATTCATCCAGGACCGCATCAGTATCCCCAAAGCACCAGGCGGTTTCTGTACCGGCGCGGCAGGCATACTCCCACTCTTCTTCGGTCGGTAACCGATAGCCCGGTCCTCCGTTAATCGTCACCTTCGCTGTAGCGATCGCCAGCTTCGGTTCTTCGATGTTCTCGCGAGGATACTCCCGCAGTTCGATCTCCTCGAGCGTGTAGTAAGGGGGCAAACCTTCGACTCGACTGAGACCATTCAGATACTCGAGCGCTTCGTACCAGGAAAGGGATTCCACCGGGAACTGGCTGGTGTCGATGCCCTCGACTTCTTTCTTTCCGGTCCCTTCGGCACTGAACCAGCTGGGGTTCTTTCCCATGACGGCCCGGTACTGATCCTGGGTGACCTCATACTTCCCCAGATAAAAGGGAGCCTTAATCTCGACAATGTGGATGGGGTGCTCTTGTGGTTGCGACCGGTAATCTCCTTCGGACGACCCCATCAGGAATTTTCCCGGCTGAATCAGAATCAGTTCCATGTTACTGGAACTGGTTTCTGATGAGACGGCCGGTACGACCAGTTCCAGTTCGGGCCGTGGTGTCACCGAGGCACCGACGGAGGTCACCTTCGAAGATGCCGGGGTCGACGCATCGCCGGAACCGCATCCTCCCGTTACAGAACAGGCCAAGAGCCACCCCATGCCCGCAGCGATGCGTATCCCGCAATCCCGCACAAAGCACCCCTCTTCCTCAGTGAAACTATTTATTGTTCAGCCGTATGTCGTAAATATTTTCACCAGAGAGAACTTCAAATTCCAATCCGCTGGTCTTCGAAGCGGTATACTTCTTCGGAACGAGACTCTTTCCCGGAACAATTTCTTCGGTGCGGATCCCGGTCACGGATCCTCCGACCTCTTTCTCATCGGGGTCATCGTGATAGTCGATCGCGATCTTCTGCAGGCCGACGACCACGCGCGCTTTGTAATTCCCTTCTTCATCGATATTCGCCGACGCAATCGGCCCTTCGACGTGGTCGAAGATCACGCGTCCACCCGGAATCGGTTCGTCACCGATGCTGACCGTCCCCGCGATCGTCGCATATTCCCGTTTCGAACCGCCGCCACAACCGGATGTGATGAGTAGCGTCAGAACGATTCCTGCACAACCAATCTCACGCAAGCAGCGAGCGTTATACTGCCAAACGTCCAACATAGGTCAGAACCCCTCTTTCAATGACGGGGGGCGCATCGGGGGCGCAACGCAACACGACGAGAAGTGCCGGCAATCAGGGCAAGCACTCCTCGCGACGTTGCGCCACAACGCGATCCCACCAAGACAAACCGAGTCACTGCAACACGCATCAGCAGGCGTTTTAGAACTCGCCCAGTGCGTTCCCGTCGGCCCGGTCGGCCAGATTCTTGTAGGTCGTCAGGTCGATCGAATCGCTGATAAAGCGGACTGACCCATCGCACAAGAGCGTGTGCACACCACCGACGTGACCACTCTTCAGAGCGGCTTTCGTGATCGTGTTGTGAACAGGGACCTCAGTCCATGCATACTGACGGTAAGCACGACTATTCGGCGGATAGGCAATCACGCGCAGTCCATATGCGTAGTCTCCACCCCTGCCGGTGCAGTTGTAAAACGTGTAGCCCATCGCCCAGGCATGGGTTGCGTCGTGATGACTCCCCAACGAGCCATAATTCTGACCGGGGGCTTTGTGCGAGTACTCGCCGAATGCCATCGTGTTGGAACTACCGTCCGTGCAATCACGCAGAGAATATTTGATATTGAAGTTGAACATACCCCCGATCGACTTCTGCTCTTCATCCCGACCATTGCTGGGAGGGCAGCGGTGTGGATAGCGGTCCGAACCCATAATGGCCTCGTATTCCGCGATCCCCTGCTTGTTCAATTCCGGTGTGCCTGCCGAGTAGTTTGCGCTGGGAGCATGAGTCGACGAAGGGCACAAAAACGCGGGAATCTTGGTCTGGATCGCGGCGGCGTGCACAGGGTCAGTAATCCCGCAGCAAAGCCATGTCGAGTGACTGAAGTTGAAGCGGTTATAGATGTTCGCCAGATCCATATAGGGAAGGATCTCGACATGCACGGAATGGCCGGTGAGAGGATCATCCGCCTGAGTCGTGGTTTCGCCCATGGGGAAGCAGTCATGGGTATCGTGATAGTTATGAAGCGCCAGACCAATCTGCTTCATATTGTTCTTGCACTGCGTCCGGCGTGCGGCTTCACGAGCCTGCTGCACCGCGGGAAGCAGGAGCGCAATCAGAACGGCAATGATCGCGATCACGACCAGCAGTTCAATCAGCGTAAACCCTTGTAACGGGCGGCAGCCTTGTGGGCGCCTGAAGCAAGACCTGGAATCTTTCAGCAGCATGACAAATACCCCCGATTAAAACTGTGTAAAAAGAACACATCGTCGAAGCCTGTCAAAAACAGAGAAGGAGATTCTAGAATTGCATTCGGCGTGCCGGAAAACGATACTCCTCGCGATCAATCAAACTCAATAAACCTGCCGAGAGATTCCCGCATTCTCAAAGGGCTCTCACCGAAGAAAAGAGGCCTGAATACAGGAGATGCGACACCAGAAACCTTCTCGTTGCCTCTCTCATGGTTGTCGTTTTTTGTATACAAAGCAAGCAGATTCGCTGAAAAAAGAGGCGATCACATCAAATTTCTTTGATTCTTCTGAAGGCAATCACTTGTGGGTGACTGCAGAGACTTAAATGCATTAAAAACCAACAACCCCAGCCAATCAGTGCCCCATTTACAGGCAATGATTATTATAACTCCATAAACACTTCAGGAGTCGTCAGCATGCCCTGGTCCTCCTTATACCCAAAGCATTTCATTTGTCTCAGGGGGACGAGGACACTGACCGCTCTCGTCCTTCTTTCGTGCCTGATGACGCCCCCTTCCTGGGGACAGACATGGCCTGCACTACCCGAACGTAACGCTGCCGTGAACCTTCCCGCGCAGGAATGGCCTCTTCGCCCGGGACCACGCGAGGTGAAGGTGCTGGTCCATTATCCGCAGGGCGAACTTGCCCGCGTCGATGCCAGCACCGGACTGATGCTCACCCTTCACAACTGGGGAGGTGTCGACTGCGTCGGGACTGCCGCCCCTCAAGAACTCGCCGACCGGCTGAATGTCATCGCGCTGTGCGTGAACTATCTGCAAAGCGGACCTCAGGACTCCATCCACGGGCCCGAGCCTTATGATTTCGGCTATCTGCAGGGACTCGACGCCTTACGTTCGCTCTGGTGGATCCGCGATCAACTGAAAGCCGCGAATCGCTCTTACGACGACAGCCGTATTTATTCCACGGGCGGATCAGGTGGGGGCAATGTGACGCTGATGGCCAACAAGCTGGCTCCACGCACATTCACCTGTCTCATCGATCTGTGCGGGATGAAGAAATTATCGAATGACATTGCGTTCAACATCAGCGGCGGGAGTGACCTCAACGCCCGCTGGTCCCCTGCGCCGGAACACCCCTACTATCTCCACCCGTGGGAACAGGAATTGCGCTTTGTAGGTTGCCCCGAGCACCTGTGGACAATGCGGAAAATGGACAGCACCTCGAAGATCATCGTCGTGCATGGTGTTGATGACACGACCTGCCCTTTCGAAGACGCCGTCGCAATGGTCAACGAGATGACACGAGCCCAACTGGATGTAGAGCCTCATTTCATCTCAAAAGCTGACCTGGACGGAAAGATCTTCACCTCGTCGGGGCACGCACTGGGAAATCGGACAGAAATTGTCTTTCGCGTCGCCGACAAGTATCTCAACCCGCAAAGCCATCAGTTGCTTCGCCGAACCACGCCACCTGACTTCGATCGGAAAGACGCGGTACGGTATCGAACGTCTGATGGTGAGGTCGTCATTTCCTATGCGCAGGGATTCCCCGTGGGGCGATTCGAACCCAAGGCGGCCCCTGTGCAATACCCCAATCACCAGCAGTTGACGACTTACATCGCACCCGACGGTGCTTCTCATCCGATCCAGACTCCCCAGGACTGGGACGCGCGGCGACGGCAGATTCAAGCTCAGTTCGAGCTGGCTGCGGGCCCTCTGCCCGGGCCGGATTTCCGAGTTCCCCTCGACGTCCAGATCCAGGAGACAACCCAACTCGAAACTGTCACACGTATCAAGCTGACCTACCAGTCCGATCCCTTTGATCGAGTCCCGGCATACCTGTTCCTGCCCGGGAACGGAGCAACAGAAAAATCCCCCGCCATGCTCTGCCTGCATCAGACGTTCCGGGGAGGGAAGGACGAACCAGGGGGCGTGGACGGGAGCCCTTCGCTCAATTATGCACTGGAGCTTGCCCGACGCGGCTACGTGACGCTGGCTCCCGACTACCCGTCGTTCGGAGAGCACCGCTACGAATTTGGTAAGCAATCGCCTTACGACAGCGGAACCATGAAAGCCATCTGGGATAACATTCGCGCCGTCGATCTGCTGGAGTCCCGTCCGGAAGTCGATCGCCAGCGCATCGGCACCATCGGACACTCCCTCGGCGGACACAACTCCCTGTTCACAGCCTTGTTCGAACCCCGACTGCAGGTGGTCGTGACCAGTTGCGGGTTCTGTCGGTTTCACAAGGACGATGTCCCCAGTTGGACCGGCCCCAATTACATGCCCCTGATCGCTTCGAAATTCGGAAACGACCCGAACCAGGTCCCGTTTGATTTCCCGGAATTGATCGCCGCGATCGCGCCTCGTGCCTGTTTCGTCAGCGCCGCCGAAAACGATGATGATTTTGATGCTAATGGCGTCCGCGAAACAATCGAGTTCGCCCGGCCCATTTTTGAACTGCATCAGGTCGCCGACCAACTCGTTGCGATTTATCCCCCGACGGAACATTCTTTCCCGGACAGCGCCCGGCGTTCCGCCTATGAATTTATCGATCAAGTT is from Schlesneria sp. DSM 10557 and encodes:
- a CDS encoding PVC-type heme-binding CxxCH protein translates to MHRAPKWFVRCLLTAGMTLLAGFNPLCGEESDFSGELPSIPGKSPDESLKAIRLKGGFHAELVAAEPLIRSPMGMTFDEYGRAFVVELPEYNQYASPAPHGKGSIRRLVDTDGDGRFDQATVYVDDLDYPTAVACWNGGILVGVAPDILFCKDTDGDGIADIRQRLFTGFGQDKAGEGMLNSFQWRFDNRFHIPTGLDGGEIVAVADPSQADQKIDKPINVRGQHLLLEPRQMTLTATSGGGQHGMSLDRWQLRGFVCGNSEPVHMIMYDGRYLSRNPYLQAPAAAINIAPDGKFTKLMRISPVEPWRILRTRLRSQGAIPGSDEGGSASGFFTGATGITSYQGDAWPNEFLDNVFVGEVANNLVYRARLEPAGVGLTAHRADAQAEFLASSDNWFRPVQFANAPDGTLYVIDMYRQLIEGAAFLAPQILKHMDTSAGANQGRIYRIAPDGFQPKPVARLGDLPTVELVKLLEHTNGWHRLTASRLIYERQDSAAIAPLNAMAKSSASPLSRIMALYSLQGLSALEPSLVISELRSDDPRARQHALRLAESFVDRPDVAEAVVAVAQDNDLSVRYQAAFTLGAFPAQAVTAALSQLALKDGADTWMQLAILSSVGDRRGEFFTQLLKNPQTRQEPQIRKLLGILAEQMGAANSKTELTQFLKELNSLSESPADHSLAVELVRNVVNKHSSLGELLDGTAGGKVHSILATMADEAEATAQNESQATDARVNAIRTLGVMPFDRVQATLANLITPREPQPIQAAALETLSRYDSDNVAAMMIDVWKSQTPPLRATSVETLFSRPQWIGQFLDAVSDNRIATAELDPARIALLKKHQDAKIRERAEKLFAGATIDRRADVVAAYQSSLEKAGDVERGRALFRKTCAACHKLEGVGESIGADLNAIKDRGMAAVMLNILDPNREVKPQFFTYVVALESGRTVTGMIAAETANSLTLRKSDNTTETILRVDIEEIVSTGLSFMPEGLEKQLDVAAMADLLAYLNASK
- a CDS encoding DUF1559 domain-containing protein: MLLKDSRSCFRRPQGCRPLQGFTLIELLVVIAIIAVLIALLLPAVQQAREAARRTQCKNNMKQIGLALHNYHDTHDCFPMGETTTQADDPLTGHSVHVEILPYMDLANIYNRFNFSHSTWLCCGITDPVHAAAIQTKIPAFLCPSSTHAPSANYSAGTPELNKQGIAEYEAIMGSDRYPHRCPPSNGRDEEQKSIGGMFNFNIKYSLRDCTDGSSNTMAFGEYSHKAPGQNYGSLGSHHDATHAWAMGYTFYNCTGRGGDYAYGLRVIAYPPNSRAYRQYAWTEVPVHNTITKAALKSGHVGGVHTLLCDGSVRFISDSIDLTTYKNLADRADGNALGEF
- a CDS encoding formylglycine-generating enzyme family protein; translated protein: MACSVTGGCGSGDASTPASSKVTSVGASVTPRPELELVVPAVSSETSSSNMELILIQPGKFLMGSSEGDYRSQPQEHPIHIVEIKAPFYLGKYEVTQDQYRAVMGKNPSWFSAEGTGKKEVEGIDTSQFPVESLSWYEALEYLNGLSRVEGLPPYYTLEEIELREYPRENIEEPKLAIATAKVTINGGPGYRLPTEEEWEYACRAGTETAWCFGDTDAVLDEYAVTGYLNSGQRAHEKGERKPNPLGLFDIHGNVAEFCSNAYSEEAYRTSQETDESVPATHRVIRGGSWFNGPLLARCAARNGEPVGFPKNYVGLRVARSVAEVPTGTE
- a CDS encoding alpha/beta hydrolase family protein, yielding MPWSSLYPKHFICLRGTRTLTALVLLSCLMTPPSWGQTWPALPERNAAVNLPAQEWPLRPGPREVKVLVHYPQGELARVDASTGLMLTLHNWGGVDCVGTAAPQELADRLNVIALCVNYLQSGPQDSIHGPEPYDFGYLQGLDALRSLWWIRDQLKAANRSYDDSRIYSTGGSGGGNVTLMANKLAPRTFTCLIDLCGMKKLSNDIAFNISGGSDLNARWSPAPEHPYYLHPWEQELRFVGCPEHLWTMRKMDSTSKIIVVHGVDDTTCPFEDAVAMVNEMTRAQLDVEPHFISKADLDGKIFTSSGHALGNRTEIVFRVADKYLNPQSHQLLRRTTPPDFDRKDAVRYRTSDGEVVISYAQGFPVGRFEPKAAPVQYPNHQQLTTYIAPDGASHPIQTPQDWDARRRQIQAQFELAAGPLPGPDFRVPLDVQIQETTQLETVTRIKLTYQSDPFDRVPAYLFLPGNGATEKSPAMLCLHQTFRGGKDEPGGVDGSPSLNYALELARRGYVTLAPDYPSFGEHRYEFGKQSPYDSGTMKAIWDNIRAVDLLESRPEVDRQRIGTIGHSLGGHNSLFTALFEPRLQVVVTSCGFCRFHKDDVPSWTGPNYMPLIASKFGNDPNQVPFDFPELIAAIAPRACFVSAAENDDDFDANGVRETIEFARPIFELHQVADQLVAIYPPTEHSFPDSARRSAYEFIDQVLHHTPADRDIPPTSK
- a CDS encoding neutral/alkaline non-lysosomal ceramidase N-terminal domain-containing protein translates to MNCVLGIFLLAISAMAGSDVTAAEGAKGDAAATEWKAGVARTVITPKTAVWLAGYGSKRAPDGKLHDLWMKAVALEDTKGNRAVLITSDFQGVPKIMSDIVFQRVKEKYDLDRKQIMFTFSHNHCGPRLGDDLVDYYIVDPEQVKLVDEYTAEMVTATVDLVGEALANLAPATLKMGEGHATFAVNRRNNREADVANMLEKGIPLLGPVDHSVPILTVTRPDGMLEAVLFGYACHPTTLSFMTWCGDYPGFAQVEIEKNHPGTTAMFVNTCGGDQNPLPRRTVQLCEKYGHMLAVGVEEALVQTLTTVSGGLRTAFELVELPYLKTVTREDLNKFAAENHEIRARWARRMLAKLDAGETFSNSYPYPVHAWQLGKEMLVIGQGAETVVDYALRFKHEYGPGTWVCGYTDDMISYIPSRRVWEEGGYEGGSSLYEYGRPALRWAGDVEDRIAASVKKLVEQVRD